A genomic region of Mustela erminea isolate mMusErm1 chromosome 12, mMusErm1.Pri, whole genome shotgun sequence contains the following coding sequences:
- the MRPL41 gene encoding 39S ribosomal protein L41, mitochondrial, with translation MGLLSGAARALVRGADRVSRWTSKRGPRTFYKGRGAKGTGVRGRNGKFVQVQEMVPELVVPELAGFRLRPYVSYRAPAGPDAPLTAEQLFREAAAPAVEEDFRDGTLDPARLEKYGFEPAQDGRLFPLYPRNFPR, from the coding sequence ATGGGCCTTCTGAGCGGGGCTGCTCGCGCGCTCGTGCGCGGCGCGGACCGCGTGAGCCGGTGGACCAGCAAGCGGGGCCCGCGCACCTTCTACAAGGGCCGCGGCGCCAAGGGCACCGGCGTCCGCGGCCGCAACGGGAAGTTCGTGCAGGTCCAGGAGATGGTCCCGGAGCTGGTGGTGCCCGAGCTGGCGGGCTTCCGGCTGCGGCCGTACGTGAGCTACCGCGCCCCCGCGGGCCCGGACGCGCCCCTGACGGCCGAGCAGCTGTTCCGGGAGGCCGCGGCCCCGGCCGTCGAGGAGGACTTCAGGGACGGCACGCTGGACCCGGCGCGGCTGGAGAAGTACGGCTTCGAGCCGGCGCAGGACGGCAGGCTCTTCCCGCTGTACCCCAGGAACTTCCCGCGCTAG